The DNA window aattaaattatatagcaaatacaaaaaaaaattatgtacgcacgttttaaaaaaaaaaaaaatacaacttaaaattttaactaaattttaaatgagAACAGGATTTCTAGTAAACATTTTTCAAGCATGGATGAATgacaaatttgtaaaaaaaaaattaaaccagaaccactgaaaggaaaacaaagtGCAGAGCTGTGTTCTTTTACACATGAGCAGCGAGTGTTTTCCGTGGCTGGGAGAGGCTCAGTCCACATTTCAATGCTTTCTCTGCATGAACTCCCTCTTTGCAAGTGCCTCTAGTTTGGGTCACTTATAACAATCATGTATCTTCATGATAAAATCCAatgtaaattcacatttaaatctagctcaaaaactgatttttacacTTTCATGGTATTCAATATATTTTGGAGAGGTTGGCAGGTCTGTTGATGTGCATTTGATGATAGATACTATTTAGACACAAGGTTATTGCTGAAAGATGCAGTATCTCTAACAAAGAACCCGAATAGTGATGCCTAGGGTGACCATACAGGCCATTTTTTCCAGACGTGtccttgccaggatttctgtattgcatTGATTTAAAGTACCTCAAGAGCgttttgaaaacataaggaGTCAATGCACTGATCAGTCTGCACGCAATCAAAGCCAAAACCTACTTATTTTAGGCAAGATAGGAGTCCTGGACATTTTTGGGGAAAATGTCTCTTATGGTCACCCTAGTGATGCCAGATTCTACGCAGTGACACATTTCCCCTTTGTACCCTCATCTCTTTCTTACAGATTAATGTCCATGAGAGGAGGAATATAAAAAGACATAAACAGCTGTGAAAAGAACCCCCCCCCCACCTGTCCACCCGTATCTCCCTGCGTCTGTCTCATCACTCCATCACATTCCCACTCCATCAGTCAACACCAGTCATGATGTCATCATGTgcgtcagtctgtctgtctgcactgGAGCGGGTAGCTATGCACTCCCTGACTGACTCCAGGCCtatctgcatgtgtgtgtgtttcctgttCCACATCTTAACAAATGAACATAATGAATTAAGAGAAATAGATCTGTATCAGGTGCTACAATCTGAAAATGACTTCCCTATCTAATTTAAAGAGATTGGACTGCTGATTAGGCCATCCATTTTTATGTCAGAACTCTtgcagtctgtctgtctgcgtgtgtatctatctatctatctatctatctgtctgtctgtctgtctgtctgtctgtctgtctggcatctatctatctatctatctatctatctatctatctgtctccgtgtgtgtgtctgtctgtctgtctggcatctatctatctatctggctatctatctatctatctatctatctatctatctatctatatatctatctgtctgtctgtctatctgtctgtctctgtgtgtgtgtctgtctgtctgtctggcatctatctatctatctatctatctatctatctatctatctgtctgtttgtctgtctgtctgtctatctgtctctgtgtgtctgtctgtctgtctgtctggcatctatctatctatctatctatctatctatctatctatctatctgtctgtttgtctgtctgtctatctgtctgtctctgtgtgtgtgtctgtctgtctgtctggcatctatctatctatcttttgtCTGTCGGCCTGTCTCACATTAATGCTGttatgagaaaatatttttgagtcCTTATTTCTGAGTTAGTTATACTGTTCCTGTTacagcaaaaaatataataatatttatgcagtttttttatataagactctacatttatattacatttatatattttatattttctatagtGTAAGAaactacactttttttcagcaaggatgttaAATCTgtcataaatgacatttatattgttaaaaatgctgttaataaaactttctgttcatcataaatattaaatattaaatggcacaactgttttcaacaattacttcatgtgacactgaagactgtatgtaacgatgctgaaaatttagaaATACATcccaggaataaataacattttcaaatactttAGAATAgtcaatgtttaatttaaagtgtaattgTCTTgttgagcaaaagagacttctttcaaaaacatttaaaactgttgaACGGAAGTGTAACAAAACAGCAATGCCACTTAATTATGATCCAGataagttttaaatattaaaagattcCAACTACAGTCTCTGCCAGAGAGTGCAGCGAGTGCTTTTACATCAGGGTGTGATcatgtaaacacatttgtgGGAAAGCGTGGTACAGCGCTGCGGTTCATTCTCAGTTAAGCTCAGAAGTAACATATGCGCAGGAGCGTGAGGCTCGTTGCAAGGATGTCTCACCTCTGATGTTCCTGTCTGTTTCTTTGTAGGGGTGAAGCGTGGCGTGTGCTCCCAGATCAACCACTTCCCAGAGGACGCCGACTTTGATCATGATGGAGCAGAATACGTCCTGCGTAAGAGGCTGCCCTTTATTACAACAACAGACTTTATCATGACAAAGCATTTCTGCGGCATGAATGAAATGCAGCTACAGCAATATCTTTGCCTTGTTAAAGAAaccgttcacccaaaaataaagcatcGCCACTATATTTACTCATTCTCGTTTCTTATGCTTTCTTCCCGGTTTAAGTAACATATTGCAGATTCACAATAATTCTGCAAATTCAATCCTATGCTTCATATCCCCTGAAATGCTCCAAGACATTTCTGTGCTACAGCTTCCTGTGTGCACGTGCGCATGTCACAcgcataaatgcatgcatgcacacaggTTGGCATTTTGGTTGGTATTTAGATGGCATTTCCTTGCACTGTCCCAGCTTGACTGGTCCCAGATGGGATGCCGAACTGCCAGGGGAACATTTTTCCTCTGGGGCTTTTTCATACACTGTGCACAACGGCATCATTTAATTACCCAGGTGCTTCATTTTAGCTTAATATTTGTATCTAAAAATGTGGCATAGAGATAATAACCCACAGTGTTAAAGACCTGAACAGAAATGACTGGCCTGCACTCATCATGTCTCACGCTTCTAATGCTCTCCGTCTCTCACTCGCTCCCATCTGTCTCTGTACTCTGCTATTCTCTCTTTCCCTGCAGGAGTGGTCCGGGCTTCCAACATCTTTCCCATTCTTAGTGCCATCCTGCTGCTAATGGGAGGAGTCTGTATCGCAGCCAGCCGTTTCTACAAGAGCAAAAGGAACATCGTGCTGGGGGCTGGCATTCTGTTTGTAGCGGCAGGTAAAGTGTGTGCATTGTGTGTATATAGGCATTGGTCCAAGAGTAAATGTCAAATTACATCTAAGAGTTGCCTGGAATAGTAAACTGTGTCATACTCTGAGGCGTCCTAAAGTCTAATTAAAATGCGAATAAATGTGTACATGGAAAACTCtgacaatttaaatgaaagaagaaattttagattataaatatataatataaaataataattatgtgtaTCTTACATTGcgtttaaaatgcacattatatgatataaataatatcatgcgtatcttgcattgcatttaagatacatgctatattttattttatttgtaggttttatatatatatatacagtatatatatatgtgtgtgtgtgtgtgtgtgttaattttaaattttcttatGTATCTTAGAATTAAATATCTAGAATGCAATAATTcatactatattaatattatattacgtTACATTGTAGTATATATTTGTAGTGAACAATagtcaacatttttaaagtggATTACTCCATCAGAGTTTTCCTAAATCCCGATCCACTTCAAATATTGACTACTGTATACTCCAGTATATACTGATAGCAGAAAACACcacaaaatgttataaaatgctGTATACAAAAAGTCTTACATTTTTTGTCTATACAGATCCACAGTATTACTGAAACATGTAGACCTGTGAatgctgctgcttttttttgaTCAGTTGGCTTGTTTTTGATCATTAATCTTTAGGCCTGAGTAACATCATTGGTGTGATAGTGTACATTTCTGCCGCTCTGGGTGACATTTCCCCGAAGAAGGACGAGGATAAGAAATGGCAATACTCCTACGGCTGGTCCTTCTACTTCGGCGGGCTGTCCTTCATCCTGGCTGAGATGGTGGGCGTGTTGGCGGTGAACATCTACATCGAGAAGAACAAGGAGCTCCGCTGTCGCTCTCGCACCGATATCTTTAAGAGCACCACTCACGCCATGCTACGGCTCCCGAGCTACCGCTTCCGCCGCAGATCACGTTCCAGCTCTCGGTCCACAGACCCCTCACGCTCACGGGACCCCTCTCCCGTGGGTGGCCCGCCCGGGGGGAAGAACTTTGGAATGCCCCCGTCTGCTTTACTCTCCCAGGGGCCCATCTCTGTGTCCACACTCCCCAACCCTCACTCCCGCTCCGCTCTGCCAGGGGGCGATATTTCCCTTTACACCCTCTCCCGAGACCCCAAACTGGGGGGTTTGGGAGGGCTGGGCGCCCCTCCGCTGTACGGCACGGTGGATCGCGCCACTCTATACCAGCTGCACAACTGCTTTCCGAAAGAGAGCGGAGGGGGCGGAGGAGGCATGATGATGAGTGGGACGCTGCCCTCACTCAAATCCCACAATCCCTCAGCCGTCCAGAATTCTTCCAACTCCAACGCGCCGCTCAGCAACTCCGTCCCGTCCTCCCAGCCTCCACCTTTCTCCTCCTCTACGGTGGAGCGGGAACGAGGGATGGGAACGCTGGATAGGCTAGGAAAAGGCGACAGAGAGAGTAACTCCAACACGCTAAATAGGAAAACTACACCAGTGTAGACGGATAGAGGGTCAGGGTAGTTGAAAAAGAGGTCAAACGCGAGAGCTAATGGACTGGAAAACAACTAAAAAGAGGATAAGTCTCTCAGCATTGACAAATGTTTCactttatgacaaaaataaagagtaaaagATAAGACAAACATctcataataacaacaacacctcatgttttttgttcttcagtACCGTTTTATAACATGTTTAATCTTAACGACGTTATTATCATGGGATACTGTGATATTATTTCGCTTGATTTTAGACGTGGAGTTTCATGACGGCGTGTAGTGTTGTTGTTATCATGACCGCGTTTGAACCGCCAGCTCTTAACATGTCGAATGGTTCTAGTTTTTCAACTAGAAAGACTATTTTGCTTTTCAAAGATTTTTGACTGTGATTCCAAAACGTGATACTGAGCACTGCAGAAACACGAGCGTATTCAATACATGTGAGAAGATTACTACGACTAACTTTGTgagaagcattttatttattttaaagaaagttttattttctaCCCTTTGATAACATGCAATTTAGTGTAATATCTGTATATCTGTCTTCCAGCTCAGTAAAGAGATCAGCACCATAATCGATGGACTGAAATGACAAAgagttcaaatgaaaaaaagatttttatataaacctaccatcatattatttttgttaaaatcactATTAGCAGTAGAAGTAGCACTTGTTGAATTGAAAACCTTTGTTTTGGGGCATTACAACATTCCCTCACTTGGTTAAAGAGGGAGAGACGATATATTTGTATAGAGAAAATGACGAATGATGACATTCAGAAGAGGGACTTCTATCCAAAACTGTGCTTTTCAAATCTGAGggaggatgaaaaaaaaaatttacattttgaaatgcaaatgtatattACACATaactgtatttgaaaaaaaaaaaaaactagagtACAGACGTGAAGGGAGAGGTCTTTATGTGTTGAAAAGGGCAGAATGGGTGGGTGGGTCGGGCTTTTTTGAATATGTATGAGGACACTGTCTTCCTTGAGCTCTGATTGGGCTACACTCGTATGTGGGGCATGCCCTGTGTCATTTGTGTTTTCCCTCCATTGTGTCATGTGATCATGACAGCATCCCAAAGGCAAACtcccttccaaaaaaaaaaaacaaaaacaaatgttcactGTGCTGCACCTGACTCCCTTTGATCCGTCTGCTTCTCTAAATGAGAGATTATATATGTGGACATTCTGCTAACCTTTAACCTTTATTCCATGATCCCAGCCAACAAAAGGTCAACACAGGACATTATATAAAAGAGTGCAAATGGGCATCAAATCACAATCTCCTGCAATCGGGGggtcttttttatttcatacagaaaaaaatgtgaaaaactacACACAGACAGCATTTATGTGGTCAGTTATAAATATTACGTAGTGGAGAATAGATATATCTAGAGAAAATATGGTTTATCTTAATGTGTGATAAACTCTAACACTGTATTGCacgaattttatatataaaagaaacaacAGACAATCTACGAGTGAtgtcatttgtgtgtttttaacatctttatCCATAAAAGATAACTAAGATGATCTTTCATGGAAGCCATCATTTTGGAGtttaacatataaaaaagtaacaaagttGCAAGGAATCTCAAAATTCactattaaccttttttttttactgtgaggATAAAACAGGCTTCCAAATTCAGTGGTTCTTAACCCGGGGCCTGGGCCCACTAGATGCCTTAAAGTAAGATaaaattagcataaaataagacaaaacaatcaagatatttcttatttttattcaccCAAGACTCTTTACGTGAGGTAAATGTCACATAAGAGTAATACAATCTTACAATTAATGTTTtcaatacaaatgtatataattttttctagTTATGGCAAACACTAAAATACATTTGGTAGAAAtagtgaaaaagaaaatcctTATCACAAACAGCTGGAAATGTCATGTAAACAACAGGGGCCTTTGAGTCAAAAAGGTTAAGAACCACtgttacaataattaataaataaatttggaaaaaaacaactccTTTTAATGCCTAAAAGTGCCTAAAAAGATGTTTTgcagaatatatatttgaaattggcctttttttgtgtataatttGGATAAATATCaacctattttttttcctgatattCAGATGGGCAGGCCATCCCTTTCTCACTAGAAAAGGTTTTATTGTACCCACCCACAAACAAGTCCAACAATTAAAGcacccctattatggatttttgaaaatgtgctccgtgtataaagttatttgtctctcaaaagaaagagttgactctgaatcactgaaatcctttttaaaacgaatccccaGCCTTTGACGTCAACACGAATTATTAGCATACTGCTCGTCCACTGGTTGCTCTTTCCGTGTTGGTCTGGATGAAAATGATAATGAATTTTTTGTCCCTAGGTTTTCCCTGGTAATGCTATACACAAAGCAGCTCCAGATTAACATCAAACAGAGaagaggtttggaaaaataaatgcagtgttttttgaccttgcattgCACGTCAACCTGTAATTAGGGAatcccaaaaacaaaacatgaaccttttattacccataataggggcactttaataaaCCTGCACAGGCAGATCCTGTTTTATCCCCCCCATGCACTCATACACATAAAAAGTGAAAGAACAGCCCGTTAGTCTGACAGGCACTATTAAAGGGCTATATATACAAGCAGACCTCTGGCTTGAGTGTCAACCTACAGCTCCAATTTCCCTACTACTGCACCCACCCATACTCCCCCCATCTGATCAGCCCACGCGCTCTTATGCTACAGATTCACCGAATTAAATGGGCCAGTAATAAGCCCGCTGTAGGACATGTTGAGGCGGTTGCTCCAGGAACGAGCTCACCACCTGTCATTTCTGCGGTTTGAGGAGATCCAGATTGTTACGCACAGGATGGAGGCTTTAGCGAGACTGGACGAAAGACACACAGATTACTGGGGCTCAGACCTTTCCTCGCTTCCCAAATGCACTGGCACTGCATTCACAAACAGGGAGGGGAGGAACGGGACGGCAGACGCAGCTCCACCCAAACCCTCAGAGACACCCAAGAGCCGTCAACATCGGGAGAGAACGTCGAGGGGGGGCATAGTTGACATTCTAGGATAATATTTCTCATCCACTTCAACATGATGTGCTTAGATGAGCAATGCGCTAATTTTAGACGGAGCGAGTGGCGAAAGAGAAGGAGTGAGATTAAGAAACAAGCGAGGGAAGGAGTACAGGAGACTGTCTTAGGTGAAAGAGATTTAATCCTCAAGCAAAACCGGCGAACGAGAAAGAGCGTGACGAATAGAGAGTGACACAAACAACCAAGTGAAGAGCAGAcgtgaaagaaagaagaagaaagttcAGTGAAGGACAGGGTCTTCAGGATAAGGATAAAGAAAAGCTGGAgcacaatataaacacacagtATTTACATAGAAATGTGGCTCAACGGTGGGTCCAATATCATCCACATCAATCAATTTCGTACATAATTTTTCGTACAGTATGCGCAGTATTAAGCatcaatatacatttatataaataataaaccatCCCATTAAATCTATGCACCGAAATCCATGATATCTAGTCGGTTGATGGCTATTCACTGAAAACCAAGCAGAAAAAACATAGTGATCTCAAATATTTCACTTTACAGTTAATCAACAAACTGAGAAGCAttgatttgaaagaaaatggTAGAAAGACATTCCAATTATAttcaaaaaagtatataaaaatacttttttacacttttttaaatgtatccatAGATTTCTTTTTGGGATCACTGTAGCTGGTCACCACCATTACGTTGTGATGCTAGTTTGCTGGTTCCAAGACTAGTTAAGCTGGTTGACAACATAATTCTGGTCAATGAAGATCACATGCCAAGTTTAAGCCAACAGCATTGAAGCTGCCTGTTCGCATCAAGGACGGTAACTATAATGGCAACTACACCTGTCAAGTTTTAATAGTCATTCTAATTATATGAGAAAAGTCCACACCGTAGCTATAATGAAAATGCCACAAAGAAACAGCATTGATggaattattttcataatatttttttttccatctgatGAATGATAAAAGCACTGACTGCCAATTAGAACCCATTCAAATTTAAAGACCTCCAGCATTTAGGCAAAAAACTGCAGTGTGCtcttataataaacagaatgttATGTGACACTAATATAGTTATCTTTCTTGGTCTGAACAGGCTTTCAGCAATGATAGGATGgtgtgttaaaaaaatcaacacttTCAACCCACAGATACCTGATAAATCAGCATATGTCTGTAATCAATAAGGTTTCctatacaaatgcaaaaaaagagacagtgCATAACTGAACAGCATATTGTGTAAATGAAGCCTTTCAAGACAGTAAACAGATCTGTTGGTCACTGATTTTATGTACATAACCATCGTAGAAATATCAGTACAAATTTCAGAGTCGGTGTATGAGCATTAAGGTCTATCATTTTATCGATGAGCAGACTAATGCTAGTTATTGCAAACCATTAGCTTTTGAGAGTCCTTCCTaacattaagcagcaaaacagtaTAAAAGATCTTGTGCTACTTAACTCGCTGGCAGTCCTCTGACAGCTAGGCATCACTACTGCTCTGCTGACGAAAACATTTCTCCAGGGGGTTGTAGGGGAGAGAAAGCAACAGGAACATAAGCCCTCCAAAAATGAGAATGGCCCCAGCCGAGCCAAGACACGCCACTGACCAGGACAACTCGTGATGGAGAGGGATACTGTGATCGCTTGCCAATAACGCCAGCACAGACTGGTGGAAAACTATGATGGACAGAAGGACCAGGATACCTGGGGAAAGTGGAGATGAaaggtcattttatttaaaggaacgGTTTACCTATTTGGATTCATTGTGAAACACTCAGGAGCAGAATAACATTAGTagataaattacaaaataatgacGTCTGTTACACTGACTACCTGCAAATAGCAACTTAATGAAATGTTCTTGTTAACTAAAAATGGACTGGCAAGTGTTTACGTTAGCCTATGTCtgacttttaaaatatgttggtTTTTGTGGTTACTAGGGCTGGACTGAAAAAGCAACCAATCAAATTATTGAAATTAGTTGAAACagcttaaaatgtgtttatagaaATTAAGTTCCTCTAATTGTCATAAGTTAGGAGATAAACTGTAAACCGTTTCttttttgttggtgtttttacaacattttaatgttttctgatGATGCCGTTATTAATTGATTCCAACAAatcttaatcatttttaatgaataaaagtacaCATTTAAGTGTGTACTTTTGTTGATCATTTCCTTGACTTGTGGTTTCAGTGAGGCAGTTACTTATAAAGTTGGTAATGATTCAACAACCATCAACTTGAGCAGTGGCGTAACTACAGACAGTACAGGTGACGAAGTGATATTACATATATActacattataaatacaaatattaacaatGTAATTAGCGCAGAGATTCTTGACAgcagtgaataaataaatacatttgcaaaagcTACTAGTCTGCTTTAAAATAGTCTTGTGGTAGAACTTTTCTCAAGCATCTGAGGTTCTGCGTTCCAATCCACCATTGTATAACTCATCAGTGGTCATAAATGATTGCATATAATAAGAGCAAGGACATGTTCGTGTGCACTCGGCAACAAGCACTTGCCACAACACATTCCAGCAATATATCGCATGCTGTTTCATACTGAAATTTCTTATTGAATAGAGaggtttctttcttttacatAAATCCACGCATACTGCAAGATGCTGCAAAAAGTGGTGGGATCGTGGGGACAAGTCAGACCCACAATTTACACCTATACAATAGTACTTTgaggaaacttaaaaaaatattccaaagaATAAATAGTCTTGCTTTAGTTTAGCCTGTCATTACTATCTTACACCACAAAACTAGTCTAAACtagatttaaatgtgattaaatattattatttttaaatgactcatTAAATGTTCAGGTTGGACATTAGTAAAAACAATGAAGAACTGTGTTATACtagaaattaaagttaaaaatgtttttcatgtttaatcatGTAAGCAGCATACTTTAAAGCAGTCTATTGTGTAAATGGCTGTATGTATAAACATGACATGACTGGAGTGCTGAACTGCAAAGCTGGTGCAAACACATCACTTTCACTATGATCAGATGCTTTCTTAACTGCTGCTTTCTCACTACTCTCTGACCCTACGCAAACAACTTAAAACAAGAAGGTTTAACCCTTTCACTGGTGAGTTTTAAATATTCCGGCTGTCCCCCCAGAGTGAGTTTTTTAAGGCGACCGTTATTATAGAATATTTCCCCTTGCTGTTACCATGGCGATGCATCACGTTTGTCACATGATACAATaacttgcttttttattttcattcaaaatattcacaAGTCTGATATTCTgattcacaaaaatgtataaatgagtgggtttttctgtttaaaaaaccCTCTAAATGATCTTGATTTATAAAATGAGATGGGCGCTGCCATGTTTGTTCGTGCTTGAGTTCAGAGAGTCCTGTTTTAAATCCCATTTGTGGGACCTTACTCTCAGTGGCATGGAAATTACAATCCCATATATAGGACTGTTCCACAATTCAGAATCTCAGGAATGGGACAGGCTGCGCTTGAACATTGCCTCTACCCCATTAAAGTCCAGAACATTAACATATGATGCATCAATCAGTCCTCCATAACTACTTCAGATACTTTGTGCTGGTGTGTTTTTAAAGTCGCCGAAAGCAGGTATGAGGTGTTCAAGAGGTACCTGAGAAGACGAAGCAGATGGTAGCAGGCTTGAGGAAGAAGGGCACGCTTTTACTGAGAGACATAGTGATACACACAGAGCCCATGATCATCAGAAACAAACTCAACAAAGCCAACATTGCACCTGCTATATGCAAACCTAAGAGAGAAACAAAGCAAGCAATGAGTCATATTTGTTCTAAGACATAATTCTCCATCCTTAAACAATATAGGCAAACATATGTGGGCAACTAAATCCTGCTGTGTTTGTTgagcatttaattataaaaccaCTGGTATTAATGGCTCTCCCAAACAGCCTGcactcttctgggaaggctttCCACTTGGAACATGGCTGAAGGGATTTGCTCCCATTCAGACCGAAGAGCATTAGTGAGGTCAGGGACCATTTTTGGCCAATGGGATCTGGCACACATTCAGCATTCCAGTTTATCCCAGAGGTCTTCAATGAGGTTCAATCTGGATTTAAgcagtaaatattatttatgtggCTATTATGATCTACCGGTTATAACAAAAAGTGAGCTATATTCCAAGACGTGAGCTTAATGTGAGCAACAGGCTGAAAATTGagtcattatttactaaaaatattgaCGTCTGTTGTCGGTCTCTGGCACGCTTGAAGTGAAGTAGCAGCGCCTGAACCATCAACTAATGCCTCTTTTGAGTCAGATCTTTTCAATAGCCAGTGAGTTTCTCCACATCTGGAGAGCATCAGCACCGTGGGTTGTTTGATATTAAAAGCTGTGACACAGAATTAAAGACTATTCAAATTATTTCAGCGAGTGTAAGAAAAAACACTACCCATTACcatagtaaaaatgttaaatatgactGCATGAACAAACCACGCCGTTCATATAGGCTATGCTATTACAATCATGTATGTATTTAGTAACCTATTTTATCTGTCAATACAGTTATCTCTTTACAGTGTGTCTGATGTTCATATTTCTCATAATCATAGCATCTTATAGCATATATATCCATAATAATAGGTTTTTGTGGGAGCTTCTCTACTGCTCGGGTcgtatttttgaatgaaatatagaaattattatttctgaatgtgATCTGACTATTTCTTTGACTAATTGTCAATcctaacaaattaattaatcatgatCATTGTATCACTTATTTCAAAACTGGTAAAGCATAGATGCTTTTAGAATTAAAGCTTcgtaaacaacaaaaaatgtaaacaaactcTTATCACGTTTGTTTAGCTGTTCCAAAGAGTGTAAAGAGCAGGTTTTGGGGGTGATTTTGGACCCGGTGAGGACATTAGCACTGCCCAGCCGTGGAAAAGTAGCTATTGAATCTGTTGAGctagttaaaaaaattttatttcatacattttagtctgtttcttacACAAAGCTATCATGTGAATGCAGAGCACAACAAATATACAATTGGTAAATGTCTTCTTTTGGGTTCTACAAAGAAGAAaagtttagaacaacatggaagtaaataatgacagaagttTCTATTTTGGTGAACtacattcttaaaaacaaatgtccTTTTTTAGCATtgatgttccatgaagaaccttaaacatccatggaacctttCCATTGTACGAAAGGTTTTTTATagtgaatgaaaatgtttttccacaAACAAAATGGTTCTTTTTAGAATGGATGACTAAACGTTTCTTCGGGGGATCAAAGATGGTTCTTGTAGGGCAAAGAAAAtctttttcctatttttaaaagtgtacatCCTAGCCAGTGCTGTAACAAGGGTCATCCATATACTTCTGGCCATATATTTTGTTGGGATATTCAATAATTATGCCAATGTGCTCGAAATAAGTGAAACAAGAAAGAGAGCTCATGATGCATTCTTGTGCATGTACCCAGCATGAGATGTGAAGAGATAGAGAGGCATGGAGCGGGGGAGGAGACAGAAACACATGACTGATTTTCAATGAGAGAAACAGTGTGGAAGGAGAGAGAATGAATAGACGAGAGCGCGCACAGACGGCAGGGAGAAAGGAGGGCAGAGTATACAGGAAGAACTTACTTTTTTCTGTCGTTTTCTTAAATATGACAGCATTCTCTCCAGAAGTGTAGAGTTTAAAGAATGTGCAGTTTGATTCTGAGGGCAAAAAAatgagacagtg is part of the Puntigrus tetrazona isolate hp1 chromosome 16, ASM1883169v1, whole genome shotgun sequence genome and encodes:
- the cacng8b gene encoding voltage-dependent calcium channel gamma-4 subunit, which encodes MVCEKGIQILLTIVGAFASFGLMTVAIGTDYWLYSRALICNSTANNTQEDPHNKEKKDPGALTHSGLWRICCLEGVKRGVCSQINHFPEDADFDHDGAEYVLRVVRASNIFPILSAILLLMGGVCIAASRFYKSKRNIVLGAGILFVAAGLSNIIGVIVYISAALGDISPKKDEDKKWQYSYGWSFYFGGLSFILAEMVGVLAVNIYIEKNKELRCRSRTDIFKSTTHAMLRLPSYRFRRRSRSSSRSTDPSRSRDPSPVGGPPGGKNFGMPPSALLSQGPISVSTLPNPHSRSALPGGDISLYTLSRDPKLGGLGGLGAPPLYGTVDRATLYQLHNCFPKESGGGGGGMMMSGTLPSLKSHNPSAVQNSSNSNAPLSNSVPSSQPPPFSSSTVERERGMGTLDRLGKGDRESNSNTLNRKTTPV
- the cacng6b gene encoding voltage-dependent calcium channel gamma-6 subunit, whose translation is MWSNFFLQQDDDGRVGTGALGGVGKSGRSGKRSRPPRMSDSQEGKIKLAFFIALIGVTLTVLGMGTEFWVELSQPKHFRNNQTCEMAHYGLWKSCVRTLWVTDIDPERESCGPAELPGESNCTFFKLYTSGENAVIFKKTTEKSLHIAGAMLALLSLFLMIMGSVCITMSLSKSVPFFLKPATICFVFSGILVLLSIIVFHQSVLALLASDHSIPLHHELSWSVACLGSAGAILIFGGLMFLLLSLPYNPLEKCFRQQSSSDA